The nucleotide sequence CGGGCATTTTTGCCAGTGTAGCCAATACTGTTTTAAATTATGTGCTTATATTTGGCAATGCAGGATTTCCGGCAATGGGCGTCAAAGGAGCTGCATGGGCATCAGTAATTGCTCAGTTATCGGGCTGTATCATTACAGTTATATTATTTTTCCATTTGTACCAGAAACATTCATGGAAAATTCCATTTGTAATCAGGACAGATAAGGTGCATATAAAACAGTATATGGTTATTTTAATGCCGCTGCTTATATGCGAATTTTTTTGGAGTCTTGGAGAAAACGTCTATGCGTCTATTTATGGTCATGTAGGAACAAATGCGTTCGCTGCTATGACGCTGACCAATCCTTTGCAGGCATTGGTAATGGGAGCATTAAGCGGCGTATCGCAGGCAGCCGGAGTGATGATTGGCAAAAGGCTGGGGGCTGATGATACAGGGAGTGCTTATCAGGATTCCAAAAGACTGATGTATACGGGGCTTGCCTGTTCCATTTTAATGTCAGTGTTTGTAATAGTGTTTCATAAATATTATGTATTGATTTTTAAGGTAGAAGATGATGTAAGGCAGATAACAGGGTATCTGCTTATAGCATACGCTTTTGTTGCCCCAGTAAAAGTGCAGAATATGATTTTAGGTGGAATTTTAAGGAGTGGAGGCAGGACAACCTATGTAATGGCAGTTGATCTGATTGGCACATGGATATTTGGCGTACCTCTTGGGTTGTTTTCTGCTTTTGTGCTTCATTTG is from Lachnospiraceae bacterium JLR.KK002 and encodes:
- a CDS encoding MATE family efflux transporter, yielding MTGGRKEFQTELLQIAVPVTLQCLMQSSFSVVDQIMTGQLGSISIAGIGLGGKFASIYSVVIAAVASVAGIMIAQYIGKKDIKEVGRSFYTNLTVSLILVAIFTSSSVIMPVQILGLYTNDVATVQEGVEYLRIYALSFLPVAVTSILSAYLRCVQAAKISLYAGIFASVANTVLNYVLIFGNAGFPAMGVKGAAWASVIAQLSGCIITVILFFHLYQKHSWKIPFVIRTDKVHIKQYMVILMPLLICEFFWSLGENVYASIYGHVGTNAFAAMTLTNPLQALVMGALSGVSQAAGVMIGKRLGADDTGSAYQDSKRLMYTGLACSILMSVFVIVFHKYYVLIFKVEDDVRQITGYLLIAYAFVAPVKVQNMILGGILRSGGRTTYVMAVDLIGTWIFGVPLGLFSAFVLHLPIAAIYFVLSMEECVRVVISLAIFRKKNWMQKL